A genomic region of Mesorhizobium sp. NZP2077 contains the following coding sequences:
- a CDS encoding trimethylamine methyltransferase family protein, which yields MNAPAAELTEPTQRRSGGRLGRKALRAAPIISFPTLVRKIPVYQMVPDEAVELIHEESLKILEEVGCEFRDDGAIELWKAAGADVRETRVRIDRALLMELVSKVPSEFTLNARNPERTVRVGGNNSIFVPMYGAPYVRDLDNNRRYGTLADLNNFHKMAYMAPALHSSSSVICEPMEIAVPKRHLHIIHSALKHSDKPFMGIVTSKERAEDTMAMAGIVFGEEFVRENPVLVAITNCNSPLVWDATMIDAMRVYASHNQPLILAPFALCGASTSASAVGAVAQVNAEALAGVALTQLIRPGSPQVYGQFMVTVDMKTGAPMGGTPEAAQMMYLMGALARKYRLPWRTSGFHVGSKLNDAQAGYESNMLMHAAILSGANYIWHSAGWLEAGLTCGYSKFATDCEQLVGWYKYAGGLPFDDFKEAMAAIREVGPQGHFLGTQHTLEHFESAFFMPSIMDFNSYEQWKAEGAKDHDTRGREKARNMLADYEEPKLDEGIAEGLKDFIARREEKLPDTVS from the coding sequence CGCAACGCCGCAGCGGTGGCCGCTTGGGACGCAAGGCGCTGCGGGCGGCTCCGATAATCTCGTTCCCGACCCTTGTTCGCAAAATCCCAGTCTACCAGATGGTCCCGGACGAGGCGGTGGAGTTGATCCACGAGGAATCGCTCAAGATCCTCGAGGAGGTAGGCTGCGAATTCCGCGACGACGGCGCGATCGAGCTCTGGAAGGCGGCCGGCGCCGATGTCAGGGAGACGCGTGTCCGCATCGACCGTGCGCTGCTGATGGAGCTCGTCTCGAAGGTTCCGTCGGAGTTCACGCTCAATGCACGCAATCCCGAGCGTACGGTTCGCGTCGGCGGTAACAATTCGATCTTCGTGCCGATGTATGGCGCGCCCTATGTGCGCGACCTCGACAACAACAGGCGCTATGGCACGCTCGCCGATCTCAACAACTTCCACAAAATGGCCTACATGGCGCCGGCGCTGCATTCCTCGAGCTCGGTCATCTGCGAGCCGATGGAGATAGCGGTGCCGAAACGGCATTTGCACATCATCCATTCGGCGCTGAAGCATTCCGACAAGCCGTTCATGGGCATAGTGACGTCGAAGGAGCGCGCGGAGGACACGATGGCGATGGCTGGCATCGTCTTCGGCGAGGAGTTCGTACGCGAAAACCCTGTGCTGGTGGCGATCACCAACTGCAATTCGCCGCTGGTATGGGACGCCACCATGATCGACGCCATGCGGGTCTATGCGAGCCACAATCAGCCGCTGATCCTGGCGCCTTTCGCGTTGTGCGGCGCGTCGACCTCGGCTTCTGCCGTCGGCGCGGTGGCGCAGGTCAACGCCGAGGCGCTTGCCGGCGTGGCGCTGACCCAGCTCATCCGACCAGGCTCACCTCAGGTCTACGGTCAGTTCATGGTCACCGTCGACATGAAGACCGGCGCGCCGATGGGCGGCACGCCGGAGGCCGCCCAGATGATGTATCTGATGGGCGCATTGGCGCGGAAATACCGGCTGCCGTGGCGCACCTCGGGTTTCCATGTCGGCTCGAAGTTGAACGACGCCCAGGCGGGATACGAATCGAACATGCTGATGCATGCCGCCATCCTGTCGGGCGCCAACTACATCTGGCACTCCGCCGGATGGCTGGAGGCCGGCCTGACCTGCGGCTATTCAAAATTCGCGACGGACTGCGAGCAGCTTGTCGGCTGGTACAAATACGCCGGCGGGCTGCCGTTCGACGATTTCAAGGAAGCGATGGCAGCGATCCGCGAGGTCGGGCCGCAGGGCCATTTCCTCGGCACTCAGCATACGCTCGAACATTTCGAGTCCGCCTTCTTCATGCCCTCGATCATGGACTTCAACTCCTACGAACAGTGGAAGGCTGAAGGGGCAAAGGACCATGACACGCGCGGTCGCGAGAAAGCCCGCAACATGCTCGCCGATTATGAGGAGCCGAAGCTTGATGAAGGCATCGCCGAGGGTCTGAAGGATTTCATCGCGCGGCGCGAGGAGAAGCTGCCAGACACAGTGAGTTGA